The sequence GACCGTGGAGCGGGTTCTGCTGGACGACGTCGAGGCGATGATCGTCGACGGCGCCATCACGGATGCCAAGACGGTGATCGGCCTCCTGCAGGTGCTGCGCAGGCTGGGACGCTGAAGGTGCGCCGATCCGGGCGCCTGCACCGCATCGGGCACCTTGTCCGGAGGTTCTTCGGGTCGCTGCGGCCCGGTGGGCCCTCGCCGGCCGACGAGGCATGGGTGGCGGGGTTGCTGCGGGCCGGTGAGCTGGACCTCTGGCGGCGGATGTCCGATGCCGACCGTCGCCACGCCGTGGGGGTCGCCCGGCGGGTCGAGTCGGTCCTGGGGGGACCTGATGGCCCGGAACTCGTCGCGGTGGCGGTTGGTGGCGTCGCACCGCTGCTGGCTGCCGCCCTGCTCCACGACGTGGGCAAGGTCAGGTGCGGCCTCGGTACCTTCGGCCGGGTGGTGGCAACGCTGCTGGGGGCGGTCGCATCGGGCCGGACGGCTGGTTGGTCGGACCGGGGAGGGGCACGGGGTCGCATCGGCCTGTACCTCCGTCACCCGGAGGAGGGAGCCGCCCTGCTGTCCGAGGCTGGAAGCGATCCGCTCACGGTGGCCTGGGCCACCGAGCACCACCGTCCACCGGACCGCTGGACGGTGGACCGCCGCCTCGCCGACGTGCTCCACGCCGCCGACGACGACTGAGGTCCGGTCCGTCGTAGGTCCGGACCGCCGGGTTCAGCGGGGGAGGAGCCCCAGGTTAGACCGCATCCGATCGAGGGTGGCCGAGGCCACGGTGCGGGCCTTGTCCGCTCCCAGGGCCAGCAGGCGACCGGTTTCGGCCGGGTCGGCGGCCAGCTCGTGGTAGCGGGCCTGGACGGGACGCAGCAGCTCGATCACCGCCTCGGCGGTGGCGTCCTTAAGGTCGCCGTAGCGCTCCAGGCCGTCCGCGGCCGCCTCCGGTCCACGGTTGGTGGCCGCTCCCATGATGGACAGCAGGTTGGACACGCCGGGCTTCTGGACCGGGTCGTAGCGGACCTCGCCGTCGCTGTCGGTCACGGCCCGCCTGAACTTCTTCCGGATGGCCGACGGTTCGTCGAGCAGCAGGATGGTGCCCTGGGCGCCGTCCTCGGACTTCGACATCTTGCTGCCTGGATGCTGGAGGTCCATGATCCTGGCGCCGGCCGGTGGTATGACCGCCTCGGGCACCACGAAGGTGTCGCCGTAGCGGCTGTTGAAGCGCATCGCGATGTCCCTGGTCAACTCGATGTGCTGGCGCTGGTCCTCGCCCACCGGCACCTGGTCGGTGTCGTACAGCAGGATGTCGGACGCCTGCAGGGCCGGGTAGGTGAACAGGCCGCCGGACACGAAGTCGGTGCCCTCGGACTTGTCCTTGAACTGGGTCATCCTCCGCAGCTCGCCGAAGGACGCTGTGCACTCCATCACCCAGGCGCACTCGGTGTGCTCGGGTACGTGCCCCTGCACGAACAGGGTGCAGCGTTCCGGGTCGAGGCCGCTGGCGATCAGCAGCTGGGCCAGCGACAGGGTGGCGGCCCGTAGTTCCGTCGGGTCGTGGCGCACGGTCAGGGCGTGGAGGTCGACCACGCAGTACACGGCATCCGCCTCGTCCTGCATGGTGACCCAGTTGCGTAGTGCGCCCAGCAGGTTGCCTAGGTGGACGGACCCTGTGGGCTTGATGCCGGAGAAGACGCGTGCCATGGCCGGTCAGGGTACCGGTGCGGCCCCGGTCAGACGGGATGGGCGGTACGCAGGCCGCCGGCGGGAATGCACCGCGTGGTCGCCGAGACTCCCTAGGGTCGGGCCGGTGAGCGTCACCGTCACCACCTCCGTGTACGAGGGGCCCTTCGACCTGCTGCTGAACCTCATCCTGAAGGAGGAGGTCGACCTCTACGAGGTCTCCCTGTCGGCCATCGTCGACGCCTACCTGGCCGAGTTGGAGAGCCTCCAGTCGTGCGACCTGGAGGCTGCGACCGAGTTCCTCCTGATCGCCTCGATCCTCGTCGAGCTCAAGACCCGCCGCCTGCTTCCCACCCACGGGCGGGCCGACCCCGACGACGAGTTCGGACTCTGGGAGGAGCGGGACCTCCTGCTGGCCCGGCTGCTGGAGTGCAAGACCTTCAAGGACGCAGCGGTGTCGCTGAAGCGCATGGCCGCCGAGGCGTCCCGTTCCCGGCCGCGACGCGCCGGACTCGAGGACCGCTTCATGCACCTGGCGCCCGACATCCTCGACGGCATCACCACCGACCAACTGCGGGCCGCCTACATGGCGGCCATGACGCCCCGGCAGTCGGTGCACGTCGACACCGACACGATCGCCCCCATCCGGATCAGCGTCGCCGACGCCGTTGCCGAGCTGGTGGACGAGCTTCCCCGAAGCGGCACGGTCACGTTCCGGCACCTGACGCGGAGCCTGAGCGACCGGATCGAGATCGTCGTCTGGTTCCTGGCCGTCCTGGAGCTCTACAAGCAGGGCGTGGTGGAGTTGGACCAGTTGGACAGCTTCGGCGACATCCACGTGGGCTGGCGTCCCGGGGCCGAGCCGGGCGAAGTCGACCTGATCGACGCCTACGAGGGCTGACGGGTGGACGGCGAGACCCCGGTCGGGTCCGAGGGGGCCGGCGTCGACGACGAGGCCCGGCGGGCCGTGGAGGCCATCCTCATGGTCGCCGTGGACCCCGTGCCGCCGAACCTGCTGGCCCAGCTGATGGAGCTGCCCACCAGACAGGTCGAGGCGATCTGCGACGGCCTGGCCGAGGAGTACGAGGCACAGGGAAGAGGATTCGCCGTCGTCCGGGTGGGCGGCGGCTACAGGTTCCAGAGCCATCCGGACCAGGCGCCGTGGGTGGAGCGCTTCGTCGTGGAGGGCCACAGCAGTCGGCTGACGGCAGCGGCGCTGGAGACGCTGGCCATCGTGGCCTACAAGCAGCCGATCTCGCGGGCACAGGTCTCGGCCATACGCGGCGTCGACGTCGACGGCGTGATCCGCCTCCTGCAGCAGCGCGGCTTCGTCTACGAGGTCTCCCGGGACCCCGGTCCGGGCAATGCCATCTTCTTCGGCACCACGCAGGAGTTCCTGGAGCGGATGGGGCTGGACGGCCTGGCGCAACTTCCGCCGCTGGCGGACTTCGTACCCGGACCGGAGGTGGTGGAGGCCCTGGAGCAGGGACTCCGCGCCGATCCCGGGCAGGACGCCGCCGGCCTGGTCGCCGACGAGGGTCCACCCGTCGTCGTGGAAGCCGAGGAGCTGGCTCCTCCGGAGGGCTGACCGGTGGCCGTCCCGTCCGACGAGGGCGAGCGGCTCCAGAAGGTGCTGGCCCGTGTCGGCATCGGAAGCCGGCGGGTCTGCGAGGACCTCATAGCCGAGGGTCGGGTCACGGTCGACGGCGAGGTAGCCGTGCTGGGCCGCAGGGTCGACGTGGAGACGGCGCTTATCGAGTTGGACGGTGCGCCCATAGGCGTGAGGCCCGACCTCGTGCACTACCTCCTGAACAAGCCCGCCGGCGTGGTCACGACGGCCGACGATCCACAGGGTCGGCCCACGGTGGTCGGGTTGGTGCCGGCCGAGCCACGGGTGTTCCCGGTGGGGCGCCTCGACGTCGACACCGAGGGGCTCCTGCTGCTGACCAACGACGGGGAGCTGGCCCACCGGCTGACCCACCCGTCCTTCGGGGTGGAAAAGGAGTACGTCGCCGAACTGGAGGGCTCCCCGTCGCGGGCAGCCCTGCGGCGGCTGCGGGAGGGCGTCGAGCTGGACGACGGGACGACCGCCCCTGCCCGGGCCGCCCTCCTGGAACCGTCGGTGGTGCGCCTGACCGTCCACGAGGGCAGGAACCGGCAGGTGCGGCGCATGTGCGATGCCGTCGGCCACCCGGTGGTGCGCCTCATCCGGACCCGCATAGGGCCGTTGGCCGACCGCTCCCTGGCCCCCGGCGCCTGGCGGGAGCTGACCGGCGACGAGGTCAGGTCCCTGCAGCGTGCCGTGGCCGGTCCCGGGTCAGGTGCCGGGGCCTGATCGCAGCTGGCGCCGGCGCCGGAACTCCGACCGATCGGCCGATGGGTGACCGGTAGCATCGTGTCCCATGGCGACCCCCGATCCCGTCGCTCCGGCGCGGCCGAAGAGATGACCGCCGGCACGGCCCGGAGGGCCACAGTCGTGGGCGTCGGCCTCATCGGCGGATCCATCGGCATGGGGCTGCGGGCCCGGGGATGGCACGTCCACGGGGTGGACACCGACGGGGACCACCTGGCCCGGGCCGTGGCCCTGGGTGCCGTGGACGCCACCGGATGGGATCCCAGTGCCGAGCTGACCTTCGTAGCCACCCCCGTGGGCCACCTGGTCGAGGCGGTCACCGAGGCGCTGGCCGCCGCTCCTGACGGCCTGGTCACCGACGTGGGGAGCGTCAAGGCCCCCGTGGTCGCAGCCGTGGGCGATGACCGGTTCATCGGGGGCCACCCGATGGCCGGCTCCGAGCAGGAGGGGGTCGAGGGCGCCGATCCCGAGATGTTCGCTGACGCCATCTGGGTGCTGACCCCGACCGACGGCACCGCCGGGGATGCCCTGGCCCGCGTGCGGTCAGTGGTCTCCTCGCTGGGGGCCGAGATCCTGACCCTTCCACCCGAGCGCCACGATTCGCTGGTGGCCCTGGTGTCCCACGTGCCGCACCTGACGGCGGCCACGCTCATGGGCATAGCCGCCGCCCGCTCCGAGGAGCACTCTGCGGTGCTGCGCCTGGCGGCCGGTGGGTTCCGGGACATGACCCGGGTGGCCGCAGGCCACCCGGGCATCTGGCCAGACATCTGCCGCGAGAACGCCACGGCCATCGACGGTGTCCTGGACGACCTGATCGGGGCGCTCACCGCGGTGCGGGCCGAGGTCTCCGGTGGCGACCGGGACGGCCTGCTGCGGCGCCTCGAGACCGCCAGGACCGCACGCGTGAGCCTCCCCACGGGTGCCCCCCGCCCGTCCGAGCTGGCCGAGGTCAGGGTGCCGGTGCTCGACCAGCAGGGTGAGCTGGCCTCCATCACCCTCCTGGCCACCGACCTGGACGTGAACATCTACGACCTGGAGATCGCCCACTCGGCCGAGGGCGACCGGGGCGTGGTGCTCCTGATCGTGGAGTCCGACATGGTCGAGCGACTCAAGGGCGGGCTGATGGCCAAGGGCTACCGGCCCACCTCGGCGCCGCTCGCGTGAGCCTGTCGTGGATCCCGTGAGCCCCGTGGTCGAACGGTCGGGCGGATCCACTGTCGTGCAACCGGGTGGCCCCCTGGTCGGTCGTCTCAGGGTGCCTGGCGACAAGTCCATCTCCCACCGGGTGCTGATGCTGGCGGCGCTGGCCGACGGGACGTCGACGGTGCGGGGCCTCAGCGACGGCGGGGACGTGGCGTGCACCCGTCGGATCGTCGAGGCCCTCGGCGCCGGGGTGGTCGACGTGGACGACGACACGATCAGCGTCCGGGGTGGAAGCCTGGGAGCGGTCGACCATCCGTTGGACGTCGGCAACTCCGGAACGGGGATCCGCCTGCTGGCCGGCCTGCTGGCCGGCCTGCCCTTTCGGTCGGTGCTGGACGGCGACGCGTCGATCCGGCGGCGACCCATGGACCGGGTCCTGGAGCCCCTCGGCCTCATGGGCGCAACGGTGGCCGGCCATGACGGCCTGGCCCTCGCACCGCTGGACATCCGGGGCGGAGGCCTCCGGGGCATCGAGTACAGGCTGCCGGTGGCCAGCGCCCAGGTGAAGGGCTGCGTCCTGTTCGCCGGGCTGTCGGCCGACGGGCCGACAACCGTGGTCGAGGACCGGCCCAGCCGGGCCCACACCGAAGAGCTCATGGCGGCCTTCGGCATCAGGCTGGCCAGCGAGGCCGATGGCGATCTGACCCGGGTGACGCTGCAGCCGGGTCGGCCGTCGGCGTTCGACCACGACGTGGCCGGCGACCCCTCGCAGGCGGCCTTCTGGGCCGTGGCCGCCTCGATAGTTCCCGGGTCCGAGGTCGTGGTCGGCAACGTCTACGCCGGTCCCGCCCGGTCGGGATTCATCGATGTGCTGAAGCGCATGGGCGCAGACATCTCCCACGATCCGGCCACCGGCGACCTGATGGTGCGCCACGCAGGCCTGACCGGCACGGTGGTGACGGTCGACGAGGTGCCCGGCCTGGTCGACGAGGTGCCGATCCTGGCGGTGGCAGCGGCGTGTGCCGAGGGCGAGACCACCTTTGATGGCGTCGGCGAGCTTCGGGTCAAGGAGAGCGACCGCCTGGCCACCGTGGAGTCCGAGCTGGGCCGGATGGGCGCCGACGTCCGGGTCGACGGAGACACCCTGGTGGTCCGTGGGAGCGCCCTGAGAGGAACCGAGGTGGACTCCCACCACGACCACCGGATCGCCATGGCGTGCGCGGTGGCGGCCCTCGTGGCCGACGGCCCGATGACCGTCGACGGCTGGGATGCGGTGGCCACCAGCTACCCGGGGTTCGCCGACGACCTGGACCTCCTCCGGGAAGGGGCCTGAGCCCGTGGCCCACCGGGTGATCGCCATCGACGGCCCCGCCGGGTCGGGCAAGTCGACCGTGGCGCGCGGCGTGGCCGACCGCCTGGGCCTGGAGTACCTGGACACCGGGGCCATGTACCGGGGGGTGGCGTTCGCCGTGCTGCGCAGGGGCGTCGATCCGGACGATGTCCCAGCGGTCGCCGACGTGGCCCGCCTGGTGGTCCTGGACGTGACCCGATCGGCATGCATGGTGGACGGCGAGGATGCCTCGACGGCCATCCGCGGTCACGAGGTGACCGTGGCGGTGACCGCCGTGGCGGCCAACCCGGAGGTCAGGGCCGAGATGGTGGCCCGCCAGCGGGCCTGGGTGGAGGAGCGCGGAGGTGGCGTGATGGAGGGACGCGACATCGGCTCGGTCGTCTTCCCGGACGCCGAGCTGAAGGTCCACCTGGTCGCCTCGCCCGAGGTCCGTGCACGCCGACGGGCAGCCGAGACGCAGGGCCTGGACGTTGACGCCGTTGCGGCCGACATCGAACGCCGGGACGTGGCCGACTCCAGTCGGACCGCCAGCCCGCTGGTGGAGGCCTCCGGTGCCGAGGTCATCGACACCTCGGACCTGACGATCCCCGAGATCGTGGAT is a genomic window of Acidimicrobiales bacterium containing:
- a CDS encoding rRNA pseudouridine synthase, with the protein product MAVPSDEGERLQKVLARVGIGSRRVCEDLIAEGRVTVDGEVAVLGRRVDVETALIELDGAPIGVRPDLVHYLLNKPAGVVTTADDPQGRPTVVGLVPAEPRVFPVGRLDVDTEGLLLLTNDGELAHRLTHPSFGVEKEYVAELEGSPSRAALRRLREGVELDDGTTAPARAALLEPSVVRLTVHEGRNRQVRRMCDAVGHPVVRLIRTRIGPLADRSLAPGAWRELTGDEVRSLQRAVAGPGSGAGA
- the cmk gene encoding (d)CMP kinase; translation: MAHRVIAIDGPAGSGKSTVARGVADRLGLEYLDTGAMYRGVAFAVLRRGVDPDDVPAVADVARLVVLDVTRSACMVDGEDASTAIRGHEVTVAVTAVAANPEVRAEMVARQRAWVEERGGGVMEGRDIGSVVFPDAELKVHLVASPEVRARRRAAETQGLDVDAVAADIERRDVADSSRTASPLVEASGAEVIDTSDLTIPEIVDAIVGLLS
- the trpS gene encoding tryptophan--tRNA ligase translates to MARVFSGIKPTGSVHLGNLLGALRNWVTMQDEADAVYCVVDLHALTVRHDPTELRAATLSLAQLLIASGLDPERCTLFVQGHVPEHTECAWVMECTASFGELRRMTQFKDKSEGTDFVSGGLFTYPALQASDILLYDTDQVPVGEDQRQHIELTRDIAMRFNSRYGDTFVVPEAVIPPAGARIMDLQHPGSKMSKSEDGAQGTILLLDEPSAIRKKFRRAVTDSDGEVRYDPVQKPGVSNLLSIMGAATNRGPEAAADGLERYGDLKDATAEAVIELLRPVQARYHELAADPAETGRLLALGADKARTVASATLDRMRSNLGLLPR
- the scpB gene encoding SMC-Scp complex subunit ScpB codes for the protein MDGETPVGSEGAGVDDEARRAVEAILMVAVDPVPPNLLAQLMELPTRQVEAICDGLAEEYEAQGRGFAVVRVGGGYRFQSHPDQAPWVERFVVEGHSSRLTAAALETLAIVAYKQPISRAQVSAIRGVDVDGVIRLLQQRGFVYEVSRDPGPGNAIFFGTTQEFLERMGLDGLAQLPPLADFVPGPEVVEALEQGLRADPGQDAAGLVADEGPPVVVEAEELAPPEG
- a CDS encoding prephenate dehydrogenase/arogenate dehydrogenase family protein — translated: MTGSIVSHGDPRSRRSGAAEEMTAGTARRATVVGVGLIGGSIGMGLRARGWHVHGVDTDGDHLARAVALGAVDATGWDPSAELTFVATPVGHLVEAVTEALAAAPDGLVTDVGSVKAPVVAAVGDDRFIGGHPMAGSEQEGVEGADPEMFADAIWVLTPTDGTAGDALARVRSVVSSLGAEILTLPPERHDSLVALVSHVPHLTAATLMGIAAARSEEHSAVLRLAAGGFRDMTRVAAGHPGIWPDICRENATAIDGVLDDLIGALTAVRAEVSGGDRDGLLRRLETARTARVSLPTGAPRPSELAEVRVPVLDQQGELASITLLATDLDVNIYDLEIAHSAEGDRGVVLLIVESDMVERLKGGLMAKGYRPTSAPLA
- a CDS encoding segregation/condensation protein A, whose product is MSVTVTTSVYEGPFDLLLNLILKEEVDLYEVSLSAIVDAYLAELESLQSCDLEAATEFLLIASILVELKTRRLLPTHGRADPDDEFGLWEERDLLLARLLECKTFKDAAVSLKRMAAEASRSRPRRAGLEDRFMHLAPDILDGITTDQLRAAYMAAMTPRQSVHVDTDTIAPIRISVADAVAELVDELPRSGTVTFRHLTRSLSDRIEIVVWFLAVLELYKQGVVELDQLDSFGDIHVGWRPGAEPGEVDLIDAYEG
- the aroA gene encoding 3-phosphoshikimate 1-carboxyvinyltransferase, producing MVERSGGSTVVQPGGPLVGRLRVPGDKSISHRVLMLAALADGTSTVRGLSDGGDVACTRRIVEALGAGVVDVDDDTISVRGGSLGAVDHPLDVGNSGTGIRLLAGLLAGLPFRSVLDGDASIRRRPMDRVLEPLGLMGATVAGHDGLALAPLDIRGGGLRGIEYRLPVASAQVKGCVLFAGLSADGPTTVVEDRPSRAHTEELMAAFGIRLASEADGDLTRVTLQPGRPSAFDHDVAGDPSQAAFWAVAASIVPGSEVVVGNVYAGPARSGFIDVLKRMGADISHDPATGDLMVRHAGLTGTVVTVDEVPGLVDEVPILAVAAACAEGETTFDGVGELRVKESDRLATVESELGRMGADVRVDGDTLVVRGSALRGTEVDSHHDHRIAMACAVAALVADGPMTVDGWDAVATSYPGFADDLDLLREGA